CGCGCCGCCCACCGTGGCCCTGGTCAACGGGCTGACGGGGATACCCAACGTCGCCGCGCCGCTTGCCTATGCGACGGTGACCGCCTTCAGCGCGGCGTCCCTCATCCTCATCGTGCACTGGCGGGGTACCGACCCGGTCCGCGTCCGTCGCACCGCCCGGGCCTGGCTGTTCAGTTATCTGGGGGTGATCGCGGCCCAGGGCGTGCTGTTCGCGCTGGGCGACACCCCCGTCGAGCGCCGCGCGGACTTCGACACCTACTACGCCGCGACGCCGTTCATCCGCGAGATGATCGTGCTCTACCTGGCGGCCCATCTGGTGGCCGCAGTGACGACGACCGTGCTGTGCTGGCGCTGGACCCGGCAGGTCAGACGGTGGGCCCGCAGGTCGTTGGCCCTGCTCGTCGTGGGCTGGCTCTTCACCAGTGCCTACGGTGTCGTCAAGTTCGTGGCGCTGACGGCTCATTGGCTCGGACACCGTTGGGACGGACTCAGCACCAGCGTCGCACCCCTGGTCGCGGTCGGCGCGTGCCTGGTGTCGGCCGGCTACATCCTGCCCGTCGTCGGACCGCGCGTCGACTCGGCCATCACCTTCGTACGACTGCGCCCGCTGTTCCGGCTGCTGGCCGGACCCACCG
The window above is part of the Streptomyces sp. NBC_01428 genome. Proteins encoded here:
- a CDS encoding MAB_1171c family putative transporter, which codes for MSGLIYYFAAAVLWTGLAAQLPDLWRHRGDPLKQSFCAVIFLSGLCFVLGAPPTVALVNGLTGIPNVAAPLAYATVTAFSAASLILIVHWRGTDPVRVRRTARAWLFSYLGVIAAQGVLFALGDTPVERRADFDTYYAATPFIREMIVLYLAAHLVAAVTTTVLCWRWTRQVRRWARRSLALLVVGWLFTSAYGVVKFVALTAHWLGHRWDGLSTSVAPLVAVGACLVSAGYILPVVGPRVDSAITFVRLRPLFRLLAGPTGGRRFVAPLSWRTVGDVDLRLTARETAIRDGLKRLAGQLDDQVRRRAYREALAAGLRAADAEVIGMAAMVAVAALAEAPSRAAETGTVGITVGDIDVVVSVSAFMRPSGAGTGALDTGQPSLLSLSRAVRTPIVDAAVQSRRTAVRQP